In Helicobacter mastomyrinus, a single genomic region encodes these proteins:
- a CDS encoding zinc ribbon domain-containing protein: MNKHLQELIQVAHFDKQIDDLEPKIAQVRHELNEKIKQERQTLKDIESLNEETRNIELEIARHDCNIQESSAKLEQITKKQKEVKTEKEMRALDVETDIAKENMTHSNAEIERLEALKENKNKEKQSYTPKLEQLKSEIEALETQTQKQVQEIKQAQQDLFEEKESLVAKMDNKVISFYAKIRRWALNTSVVPVFKQACGGCFIKLNDTIYNEILKGNDIINCPHCGRILYADSQAKASAQESVKAEAKPKKKAKA; the protein is encoded by the coding sequence ATGAATAAGCATTTACAAGAGCTCATACAAGTAGCCCATTTTGATAAGCAAATCGATGATTTAGAGCCCAAAATTGCCCAAGTGCGACACGAGCTTAATGAAAAAATTAAGCAAGAAAGGCAAACATTAAAAGATATAGAATCCCTCAATGAAGAAACACGAAATATCGAACTCGAGATTGCCCGACACGACTGCAATATTCAAGAATCTTCCGCAAAATTAGAGCAAATTACTAAAAAGCAAAAAGAGGTCAAAACAGAAAAGGAAATGCGCGCACTTGATGTGGAAACAGATATTGCCAAAGAGAATATGACACATTCTAATGCTGAAATAGAGCGACTTGAAGCACTCAAAGAGAACAAAAACAAAGAAAAGCAATCCTACACACCTAAACTCGAGCAGCTAAAAAGCGAAATTGAAGCCCTTGAAACACAAACACAAAAGCAGGTGCAAGAAATCAAACAAGCTCAACAAGATCTTTTTGAAGAAAAAGAATCTTTGGTAGCAAAAATGGACAATAAAGTCATTAGTTTTTATGCCAAAATTAGACGATGGGCACTCAATACAAGCGTAGTGCCTGTGTTTAAACAAGCCTGTGGCGGCTGCTTTATCAAGCTTAATGATACGATTTATAATGAGATTTTAAAAGGCAATGATATTATTAACTGCCCTCATTGCGGAAGAATACTCTATGCAGATTCTCAAGCAAAGGCATCTGCCCAAGAATCTGTAAAAGCAGAGGCAAAGCCCAAGAAAAAAGCTAAGGCATAA
- a CDS encoding Nif3-like dinuclear metal center hexameric protein: protein MQYNKVKDIYELCHHISPFDTQESWDKSGLNLGSMNDTFEHILVCLEVNLNIAQALQPKTLLITHHPLFFQPLNAFCTDRYPANIAQILLQKHCCVISLHTNFDKSHLNTYLTHKVLQWEHFVAQGLFMYGSIAPISLPNLAQYVCKSLQTDYMQYIQGDVESIKEHSISDVYIVCGSGCSLLSCIPPSPSTCFITSDVKHHDAMIAKSMGISLIDMGHYESEKYFVEIFDSILQNAGYNVIIADCENPFSLCLNKPRD, encoded by the coding sequence ATGCAATACAATAAAGTAAAGGATATATATGAACTATGTCATCATATATCGCCCTTTGATACGCAAGAATCTTGGGATAAGAGTGGGCTAAATCTAGGAAGTATGAATGATACATTTGAGCATATACTCGTATGCTTAGAGGTCAATCTAAATATCGCACAAGCACTTCAACCAAAGACATTGCTTATCACCCACCATCCTTTGTTTTTTCAGCCTTTAAATGCCTTTTGCACAGATAGGTATCCTGCCAATATCGCGCAGATTCTATTACAGAAGCATTGCTGTGTGATAAGTTTGCATACCAATTTTGATAAATCTCATCTTAATACCTATCTTACCCATAAAGTGCTGCAATGGGAGCATTTTGTCGCGCAAGGATTGTTTATGTATGGGAGCATAGCACCTATATCACTGCCAAATCTCGCGCAATATGTATGCAAATCACTGCAAACAGACTATATGCAATACATACAGGGCGATGTAGAATCTATAAAGGAGCATAGTATTAGCGATGTATATATTGTCTGTGGCAGCGGTTGCTCTCTGCTCTCTTGCATCCCACCATCTCCCAGTACTTGCTTTATTACAAGCGATGTGAAGCACCACGATGCGATGATAGCTAAGAGTATGGGGATTAGCCTCATTGATATGGGGCATTATGAAAGTGAGAAATATTTTGTAGAAATTTTTGATTCTATTTTGCAAAATGCAGGATATAACGTTATAATTGCAGATTGTGAAAATCCATTCTCTCTCTGCTTAAATAAGCCAAGAGATTAA